One segment of Limibacillus sp. DNA contains the following:
- a CDS encoding squalene/phytoene synthase family protein, with translation MRESETIETPSGKGAEDENFPVASRFLRPEDRPLVMAYYAFARAADDIADNSELSPEDKTARLERFQAGLEGRERNEALATANRLGDLMRERAIAHEHAGDLLLAFQQDARKARYASWEELRDYCRLSAEPVGRFLLDLHGEDRALYPGANALCSALQVLNHLQDLRSDYLGLGRIYLPEDWMADEKVEPRDLAAFSSSAGLRRVIDDCLWRSDSLLAQAEGLLAGLQSRRLLVQAATTHRLAETLLRRLLRRDPLARPVKLTRMDFLLAGARGLLWGGLAR, from the coding sequence ATGAGGGAGAGCGAGACCATCGAGACGCCGTCTGGCAAGGGCGCGGAGGACGAGAACTTTCCCGTCGCCTCGCGCTTCTTGAGACCGGAGGACCGGCCTCTGGTGATGGCGTACTACGCCTTTGCCCGCGCCGCCGACGACATCGCCGACAACTCCGAGCTTTCGCCCGAAGACAAGACCGCCCGGCTGGAGCGCTTTCAGGCCGGGCTGGAGGGCCGGGAGCGCAACGAGGCGCTCGCCACCGCAAACCGCCTGGGCGATCTGATGAGAGAGCGGGCGATCGCGCATGAACACGCGGGCGACCTTCTGCTGGCCTTCCAGCAGGACGCCCGGAAGGCGCGCTACGCCTCCTGGGAGGAATTGCGCGACTATTGCCGCCTCTCAGCCGAGCCGGTCGGGCGCTTCCTGTTGGACCTGCACGGCGAGGACCGGGCGCTCTATCCCGGCGCGAACGCGCTCTGCAGCGCGCTTCAGGTCCTCAATCACCTGCAGGACCTGCGCAGCGACTATCTCGGTCTGGGGCGGATCTACCTGCCGGAGGACTGGATGGCCGACGAGAAGGTGGAGCCGCGCGATCTTGCAGCTTTCTCGTCCAGCGCGGGATTGCGACGGGTGATCGACGATTGCCTCTGGCGTAGCGACTCGCTTCTGGCCCAGGCCGAGGGACTCCTGGCCGGTTTGCAGAGCCGCCGCCTGCTGGTCCAGGCGGCGACCACCCACCGGCTCGCCGAGACGCTGCTGCGGCGGCTGCTGCGCCGTGATCCGCTGGCGCGCCCGGTGAAGCTGACGCGCATGGATTTCCTGCTCGCGGGCGCCCGAGGGCTGCTTTGGGGAGGCTTGGCGCGATGA